ACTGTCAATCTGTCATTATACCTGTATTATCAGATATAACACTAACTGTCTGTCATTATACCTGTATTATCAGATataacactgtctgtctgtcattatacctgtattatcaggtataccactgtctgtctgtcattatacctgtattatcagatataccactgtctgtctgtcattatacctttattattagatataccactgtctgtctgtcattatacctgtattatcagatataccactaactgtctgtctgtcattatacctgtattatcagatataccactgtctgtctgtctttctacctgtattatcagatataccactaactgtctgtctgtcattatacctgtattatcagatataccactgtctgtctgtcattatacctgtattatcagatataccactaactgtctgtctgtcattatacctgtattatcagatataccactaactgtctgtctgtcattatacctgtaaaccacaggaggctgctgaggataGGACGGCTTATAATAATACCTGGATTGGAGTCAATGGAATGttatcaaacacctggaaaccacatTCTTGATTTGCTTGGTACCCTTGCatttattccgttccagccattaaaaTGAACCTGTCCTCCTCAATTAAGGGGCCACCAGCCACCTGTATTATAAGACAGTGTCTAAGtcactgcctccctctccagTGTGTATGTGATGGTGGGAGCTGACGTGCAGTTCTCTTCCTGCCTGAGGGAGGTGGAGAACTCCCAGAACCAGCTCCGCTGCAGCCAGGAGATGGAGCCTGTCATCAGCTGTGACAAGAAGTTCAGAGCCCAGTTCGACATCGACTGGTGTAAGATCAATCTGGTGAGGACTGGACAGGACCCTGGAACCATGGTGTGACCTCTTGACCTGTTCTCTGACCATGCCTTTCAAAAATTGTAGTGTGTTTTTGTAGtgtcatatgcacacacacacacacaaacccacacaaaactatgccaaacagacaaacacacacacacacacacatttttatagATCAGAGATTCTGAGGTGTTGTTGATTGTTGTTCATGTGCTTTTTTACATTGACAGTAGCATCATGTATTTGGACAAGCCATTCCACATTCGCCATAAGAAAAATGACAGTTAGGTATATTTGAACATGTATTTGGCTGAAATCTGGAGGGAATAAGAAGGAAATGGGAATCCTCaaactgggatttctggaaaacgtCTCAATTTGGGGGAAATGACCAGAATTTACCACCCTAATATCTATAGTAAATGAAGTGCTGATTGAACCTCTGTCTTCTCCAGGTGGACATCACCAAGATGATCATGATCCACAGTAACCGTCCGGACCCAGGGACGGGGGTCCTGCCTGACATCGGGGGGTACAACCCCCCGCCAGAGTCTCTGAAGAGCAGGGACTTCTTTGCCGACTTCCTCATCACGTTGGCGGTGCCCTCGGCTGTGGCCATGGTCCTCTTCAGCGTCCTGGGTTACTCCATGTGCTGCCGGCGGGAAGGGGTGTAAGTGTGCTGCTTTCActtctgacacacacagacacttttcTTTCTAGTTGTCACGTAGGGGTTCTCAGATCCTGAGGGATAGACTGATTACTCTGAGTGCAGTGTCACAGGCCCAGTCAGTTAAGGGATGTTTAGTTGTGCTACTTAGTCACTATAGATGGACGTCAAGAGGTTTAATATTCTGGAAGCACAGCTTGTCAATGACCATCCAGTCTTATGGTCGATGTATGTTCTCCATACGTTACACTGTTCTGTCTCAGCTTTGATTTCTCATATTCATCTTGATGGTTATTAGCATAATCATTATGACATTGATGGTCAATCAACCATTATATTGCTTCTCCAACCCTCATTTACAGGCTGACAGAGACTGTGTCCCTCCACCCACCACTCAGTGTGTCCATGAAGTACTGTTTTTTCCTTCGCCCGCACCATTCATCCATCCAACATCACGTGCTCTCCATTCGCGTCTGTGTGAATGTCTTTTAACTATTAATATTAGTATTTAATTCATTCATTTGTTTTGTTTCTAGGGATAAAAGAAACATGCAAACACCAGAGTAAGTGTTAATTCTCTCCTGTGTTTTTATTTTGAGTTTTGGTTCCTCTTAGTTTGGATCCCCCCTTCAAATAATTTGCCCTTTCACCTTCTGCTTTCGAATCGCCATGGTGACATCCTCATGTCCATTCATACTGTCATCTGTGTGTTTTACATCCCGTCATCCAATGAGCTGCTCAAAGCTGCAGGGAGGTGTTAGAATGGAAGTCGACCTTAACTGATCCAGGGCCAGATATTGATTCACCACCTCTAATGGGGGAGGATTGGGAGATACAGTAATCTTATCCTACATCTGTGGTTAAGGAGAACTTATATAGTTCTGTACCTGAAGCAGAGAAATATCAGACCAGTGTTgtttacagagacagagaggaggtgagggaggcagagacagagagtgggagagacacagagacagggggaaagggggagagagaggaggagagagatagggagggtggagagagaagggggaagggagagagacagagatcgggagagggggagagagaaacagagagaggggggagaaaagagagTGAGTATGACAGCatgagagggagtggagacactCTCAAACAAACTCCATTAGACTCAGCAGCCAAATAACCAATAGTAACAACAAAACAGTTCCCTCCTGTCAAAGAAAAACACTCTTTATGCTGTTGGTCTACAAAATATTTCCTATATAATATATACCTTAATGCATGTGTGTACATTACACTAGAGTGTGCGTGTTGACTGCGATGTTAAGGATTCAACAATATTAGGGATGCAATGAGTCCGGatatctacttccccagggtcagatgaactcatggataccatttgtatgtctctgtgtctcatagttagaggtagttttgcaagCCAACGCTAATTAGTGTTAGCACAAAGACTGGAAGTATATGGGTGCCTACTGAATGCTatcagatacccatagacttccagtcattgcattAACAAACTACCTctgacttccttcatactggacacaaagACATACAAATTGTATCCATGACTACATCTGACTGCCAAAGTACCACTTTAAGACTTAAGATATATTTCTGTATTATTTAAATATGATTGATTTATTTTCTGtccgtctcttctctcctcagtaTCCAGTTAGTGCATCACAGCTCCATCCAGAAGTCGACCAAGGAGCTGCGGAGCATGTCTAAGAACAGGGAGATCTCCTGGCCCCTCTCCACCCTGCCTGTCTTCAGCCAAAGTGGGGAGGTGGTGCCCCCCATACACCCAGACAACTACGAGACAACAAGCATGCCACTGATGCAGACACAGACGTGAGTCCTGGCTGAGTGGCTGGGGTGTCCAAGCACACCGAGTGGCTGGGGTGTCCGTCCAAGCACACAGAGTGGCTGGGGTACTCACATACAAGGACAGATACACACACTATATTTCCTCtgcacctctctatctctctctcaaacacacacatacacaaacaatacacgtgcgcacacacacatgcattcacaatgttgttctaatacagtatgtatTGAGCAATACCATGTTTACAACCAGCATAGTGAGACTTTTGTTGAAGCTCTCCGAGTAAAACTGGTTTAAACTCTAAACGCTAAATCTGTCATATGATTTCTAGAATGGCATGGCTCAGGAAAACCAGAGCAAATGGGTCCTGTTAATAGTTTCAAGTAAAAATGCTTTCCTATGATAATTATAGAACGCACAAgctatacaaatcaaatcaaactttatttgtcacatgcgctgaatacaacaggtgtacagtcgtggccaaagttttgagaatgacacaaatattaattttcacaaagtctgctgcctcagtttgtatgatggcaatttgcatatactccagaatgttatgaagagtgatcagatgaattgcaattaattgctaTGTCCCTCTTtaccatgcaaatgaactgaatcccccaaaaaacatttccactgcatttcagtcctgccacaaaaggaccagctgacaacatgtcagtgattctctcgttaacacaggtgtgagtgttgacgaggacaaggctggagatcactctgtcatgctgattgagtttgaataacagactggaagcttcaaaaggagggtggtgcttggaatcattgttcttcctctgtcaaccatggttacctgcaaggaaacacgtgcaatcatcattgctttgcacaaaaagggcttcacaggcaaggatattgctgccagtaagattgcacccaaatcaaccatttatcggatcatcaagaacttcaaggagagcggttcaaatgttgtgaagaaggcttctgggcgcccaagaaagtccagcaagcaccaggaccgtctcctaaaattgattcagctgcgggattggggcaccaccagtacagagcttgctcaggaatggcagcaggcaggtgtgaggcaaagacttttggaggatggcctggtgtcaagaagaacagcaaagaagccacttctctccaggaaaaacatcagggacagactgatattctgcaaaaggtaaagggattggactgctgaggactggggtaaagtaattttctctgatgaatcccctttccaattgtttggggcatccggaaaaaagcttgtccagagaagacaaggtgagtgctaccatcagagtcctgtgtcatgccaacagtaaagcatcctgagaccactcatgtgtggggttgcttctcagacaagggagtgggctcactcactcacactcacttttgcctaagaacacagccatgaataaagaatggtaccaacacattctcagagagcaacttctcccaaccatccaggaacagtttggtgacgaacaatgccttttccagcatgatggagcaccttgccataaagcaaacgtgataactaagtggcttggggaacaaaacatcgatattttgggtccatggccagaaaactccccagaccttaatcccattgagaacttgtggtcaatcctcaagaggcgggtggacaaacaaaaacccacaaattctgacaaactccaagcattgattatgcaagaatgggctgccatcagtcaggatgtggcccagaagttaattgacagcatgccagggcggattgcagaggtcttgaaaaagaagggtcaacactgcaaatattgactatttgcatcaacttcatgtaattgtaaataaaagcatttgacactcatgaaatgcttgtaattatacttcagtattccatagtaacatctgacaaaaatatctagacactgaaacagcaaactttgtgaaaatgaatatgtGTCATTCTCGAAAAttttttggccacgactgtagaccttaccgtgaaatgcttacttacatacaagcacttaaccaacagtgcagttcaagaagagttaagaaaatatttaccaaataaactaaagtaaaaacaattgaggggggggggtcaatataaatagtccagtggccatttgactagttgttcagcagtcttatggcttggggatagaagctgttaaggagccttttggtcctagacttggcgcaaATGTCCTTATAATCTGTTGACCTCTAATTTCAGAAACCTGCAGAACCAGATTCAGATACCACAGCAACAGCCATCAGGTTAGTATTGAGTTCTGCTTTAGTACGATTGGTCTATTATCTCATGGACCAATGAAAATGTATACAGTAAAGCCCTCACTAAGTAACATAACTACTTTGGACATAGATTCATCATGGTCATCCTCAATTATCTAACCTATCACATTTTATATTAAATAACATGGAGGCTCACTTCTGATAACATAGTTAATGTTGACTGCAATAGTTTTCTTTCCTGATTTTTCCTTTTTATTCACCTCAATCAAATACATTCTTCCACCCACCTACTGTTCTGTAGTTACTGTGTCTAACTAGAATATGGCTCCCGCTTGTGTGCATGTCAATGAACTACAAGAGGGCCCTCTAACTGCTGTCTAACTGCTCTGTCTAAATCATCGCTCTGTCTAACTAACAACTCTGTCTAAACCACTGCTGTCTAAATAACTGCTCTTTCTAAACAACTGCTCTGTCTAACTAGCTACTCGGTCTAAACCACTGCTCTGTCTAACTAGCTACTCTGTCTAAATCACTGCTGTCTAACTGCTCTGTCTAACTAGCTACACTGTCTAAACCACTGCTCTGTCTAAATATCTGTTCTGTCGAAATATCTGTTATTTCTAAATCACTGCTCTGTTTAACTGCTCTGTCTAAACCACTGCTCTGTCTAACTGCTCTGTCTAAATCACTGCTGTCTAACTGCTCTGTCTAACTGCTCTGTCTAAATCACTGCTCTGTCTAACTGCTCTGTCTAAATATCTGTTCTTTCTAAATCACTGATCTGTCTAACTGCTCTGTCTAAATCACTGCTCTGTCTAACTAGCTACTCTGTCTAAATCACTGCTCTGTCTAACTAGCTACTCTGTCTAAATCACTGCTCTGTCTAACTGCTCTATCTAAATCACTGTTCTGTCTAAATATCTGTTCTTTCTAAATCACTGCTCTGTCTAACTGCTCTGTCTAAACCACTGCTCTGTCTTAATCACTACTCTGTCTAAATCACTACTCTGTGTAAATCACTACTCTGTTGTTCTTTTTACTGCTAACAAAGGAGATAGAGAGAATTATTGTATGTCGACATTTCGGAGACTGGAGGCAAGTATACTGGTCTGGTTTTGTTTAAAGGAATCTCTCAACTATAGGAGAGAATATTTTATTTTGCACTTAATataacagtagtagactagttgAAAAAGAGAAGGTGCTACGCTCGCTcagcattcaaataatattatttTACTTAAACAACTATTATGAGTTGGACGTTCTGGCCTTCACTcaatgatcacatttttgggtttCACCTCGACTCAAGTAGGTTGAGTGCCCTCATCTTTCCACAGTTACAATATAGTGACCATATTCCCATGCAGTTACAATATTCCCTCTCAGAACCTGTAAACAGTCTATATTTCCCTTATATCCCAATACATTATATTATGCAATATATTGATTCATGCATTTTATTCTCCACACTAGGTAAATGGTATTCCTGAGGAGAGGAAAGTGGCTGAAGCAGTGAATTTGTGACGAGAGAAAACCCCCAGTGCTggagctgctgtctgtctgtctctatccttttTAGCCAAGAGTTTTTCTATGTCTAAGTCCCAAATAGCacactatttcctatatagtgcacacttctgaccagggcccatagagtagtgcactatgtagggaatagaatgccatttggaaCAAACACTACATCTGTGCCAATCTGCATGCCCAAGCAGTGCTTTGATACTCGACGCTATTGTCTTTCCGTGTGCACTTATCTATGTGAGCGAGTGTTGCAGAGTACAGTAGACTCCTGATAAGTGCACGTAGTATTGGTTAAAAAGATGACCAATTGATTGGGCCTGAAAAAACAATTACACTTCAGATCTTGCACTATATGCtctttggggcagcaggtagcctatcaGTTAGAGAGTtgggaccagtaaccgaaaggttgctgggtcAAATACCTGAGCTgtcaaggtgaaaaatctgttgatgtgcccgtGAATAAGGCACTTGACCCTACTTTACGATACATATTTTTGTGCACACTTTCACCACAATGCCAAGCAGTTGCATTTATCAGTAGTcaactatacatgttgatgagttTATGAATGTGTGTATTCAAGCTTAATAATAAATATTAAAATGCTATGTTTATAGGATTTTATTTAAATATTGTTCTAGAAATGATATGCCATTAACGATATATCTGTATTTTTACTGGCCTTGCACTCTttagatgaagagacagagatGCTTTTATGTTTAATGTCTGACCATGTATGTGTAACTGTTCATTTTCTGTCACataacagtaaaaatacattttatttaaatgtGCTGTTTGCTGTCAATTGTAGAACCAGGCCTGTGGCAGGCCAGGAGGACCcactctctcttcatctttctccAGCCTGTTGTATGAATTAGGTACTTCCTTAATCCTCTTAGTCCCGGGTCGGACATAAGGCACTGGAGCCTGTCTTTGGCCACAGCTTGTGTCCTGTTCTATGAGAGACCCGTCTCTTCCAGCTCAGCCACCACTGTCCCGCTCTAAGAGAGACCCATCTCTTCCAGCTCAGCCACCACTGTCCCGCTCTAAGAGAGACCCATCTCTTCCAGCTCAGCCACCACTGTCCCGCTCTAAGAGAGACCCGTCTCTTCCAGCTCAGCCACCACTGTCCCGCTCTAAGAGAGACCCATCTCTTCCAGCTCAGCCACCACTGTCCTGCTCTAAGAGAGACCCATCTCTTCCAGCTCATCCACCACTGTCCCGCTCTAAGAGAGACCCATCTCTTCCAGCTCAGCCACCACTGTCCCGCTCTAAGAGAGACCCATCTCTTCCAGCTCAGCCACCACTGTCCCGCTCTAAGAGAGACCCATCTCTTCCAGCTCAGCCACCACTGTCCCGCTCTAAGAGAGACCCATCTCTTCCAGCTCAGCCACCACTGTCCCGCTCTAAGAGAGACCCGTCTCTTCCAGCTCAGCCACCACTGTCCCGCTCTAAGCCCATCTCTTCCAGCTCAGCCACCACTGTCCTGCTCTAAGAGAGACCCATCTCTTCCAGCTCATCCACCACTGTCCCGCTCTAAGAGAGACCCATCTCTTAAAGTTCAGCCACCGCTGCCATCGCGTTTTTAGTCTGCCTCGCTTCCACTTTCTTGCTGGTGTCCACCTGAGGGCAATTTTAGTAGTGTTAACATAAAGACCAAAAACGAAACATTCGGGGCCGgcttcccggacacagattaagcctagtgaTTAACCTCACGGTGTTGACAAGGAAGGGACAAAGAAGTCCGACAATATTTTTATGAAGGTATGTATTATTGACAATGTACAACAGAATaaaggcatttataaataaaatgggtacatttcacatttttaagacaaaataatttacaTAAAACTTCTCTGGGTATATATAGTTGTTGCTTCTTTTAATTTGACCAAAACTAATTTAAACAGAAAAATCTAAAATTGTGAATAACATACTGTAAGATACTTTAAATCAAGGTAGATAACCATTTTCCTGACAACCAAATTCAGAACAATTGCCGTCCATTTACAGTCGGTGCAATTTCGTCAATCTCCTTGATCAATCCAATGATCAAAATGTGTAATGTTTTGACTTTCAAGCAAATTGTAACAaacaaatggtaccctattccctggaaagtgtactacttttgatcagagccctatgggctcaGGTTTAAGAGGTTTGCATTacatacggaatagggtgccatttgggatacagacttCTGAATAGTGCCAAGACCTGTCAGACCAATCTATGGTATTGAATTAATTTAATTGAGAAGCTACATCAACCTGTAATAATTCTAAAGTGTACACCCCATTCAGTTACCTTTCCACGGCACAGAAAATATACAGATAAAATTAATATGCGATTAAACTAAAATAACTAACTAATTTGCAGTCTTCTTAATGTACACTTACAATATCTGCTAAGTTGCCTTAACATCCAGCTTTAAGCAGGTGAGTTACACATTGTGAAGGGTTTTAAATAATGGGCACTATAACCAATGGATCAAAGTGGTATCTAAATGATTCAACAACTGGATATGAAGCGATTCAGTGTTTCCTTAAATCCATACAATTTTGGCCGTTGTATTTAAGCTACCGCCAAGGTGAGGTACAAAATGGATGAAGTAGCAGATATACAAACATCTTGGTTTTACTATGCcatttaaaatgtttaattaaaTAACCTTCCCTTGTAAAAACCTTACATGGCATAATTGGAAAATACACACAAAGAACATGGGTTTGACTCGTTGGCTGAAAGAAGGCTTAAATGACAGGCTCAACATGAAGTACTGCTTTTTTTCTTTAGCAATAATTCCCATTCACCCCCCCCTTTTAAAATACATCATGAAGTATCACGACCAAGGATGGAAATTAAGCTAGCCCCGATGTTAGCACTTTTCAGACTGGGCTAGTAGAAAACGTGCTTAACTAGCCCGGCGGCGAGTGAAATTAGGTGTTTTACAATATAGCACAGAATACCAACCGGGATAGTAGAAATTACAGTCTACTAGCCCAGCAAGCCACTGCCCAAAATCCTTAAGTTCCAACCTTGATCACGAAGCGTCAGATTTCAATGCAAACTTGGCACTGATGCCGTGTGACAACTGAAGAGAAAACTGTAGGGAGTAGAACGAAGGCATTAAGTCAGGTGCATATCATCCATCCACTCATTAGCAGTGGCTTCGTTATAGTGGTAAGTATGCTTTGACGGATGTCCTGCCACGGTATGTTAGATGTATTTACAAAGCAGTGCCTGTTCTATTGTAGCTCTGAGAAGCCTGCTTTAAGATGACTAACACAGAAACAACATCCACACTTCTCATTTAACATACTAGTAGAAATTGGTGAAACTGAACCTGCGCAaacggatgcacacacacaccagtggttgTTCACCCCGATAGGATAGGCTCGTGTCAGACCCAGAATGCAACAGGATTCTGCAATGAAAATTCATTACTGCATCTTCTCCATGGCCTGGCTGTGGTCTGAGGTGGTGACAAAAGAAAC
This genomic window from Oncorhynchus clarkii lewisi isolate Uvic-CL-2024 chromosome 32, UVic_Ocla_1.0, whole genome shotgun sequence contains:
- the LOC139392288 gene encoding epsilon-sarcoglycan-like isoform X7; translation: MGYPDRPGWLRYIQRTSHSDGVLYGSPTAEHVGKATIIEIIAYNRRTFETARHNLVINIMSTEEYPLPYQAEFYIKNMNVEEMLASEVLGDFLGAVKNVWQPERLNAVNITSALDRGGRVPLPINNLKEGVYVMVGADVQFSSCLREVENSQNQLRCSQEMEPVISCDKKFRAQFDIDWCKINLVDITKMIMIHSNRPDPGTGVLPDIGGYNPPPESLKSRDFFADFLITLAVPSAVAMVLFSVLGYSMCCRREGVDKRNMQTPDIQLVHHSSIQKSTKELRSMSKNREISWPLSTLPVFSQSGEVVPPIHPDNYETTSMPLMQTQTNLQNQIQIPQQQPSGKWYS
- the LOC139392288 gene encoding epsilon-sarcoglycan-like isoform X5 — translated: MDTKVVPVWIYMVVTILSTLHADRNVYPSAGVLFVHVLEREHFKGEFPPYPKPGDSSNDPITFNTNLMGYPDRPGWLRYIQRTSHSDGVLYGSPTAEHVGKATIIEIIAYNRRTFETARHNLVINIMSTEEYPLPYQAEFYIKNMNVEEMLASEVLGDFLGAVKNVWQPERLNAVNITSALDRGGRVPLPINNLKEGVYVMVGADVQFSSCLREVENSQNQLRCSQEMEPVISCDKKFRAQFDIDWCKINLVDITKMIMIHSNRPDPGTGVLPDIGGYNPPPESLKSRDFFADFLITLAVPSAVAMVLFSVLGYSMCCRREGVDKRNMQTPDIQLVHHSSIQKSTKELRSMSKNREISWPLSTLPVFSQSGEVVPPIHPDNYETTSMPLMQTQTNLQNQIQIPQQQPSGKWYS
- the LOC139392288 gene encoding epsilon-sarcoglycan-like isoform X3, which translates into the protein MDTKVVPVWIYMVVTILSTLHADRNVYPSAGVLFVHVLEREHFKGEFPPYPKPGDSSNDPITFNTNLMGYPDRPGWLRYIQRTSHSDGVLYGSPTAEHVGKATIIEIIAYNRRTFETARHNLVINIMSTEEYPLPYQAEFYIKNMNVEEMLASEVLGDFLGAVKNVWQPERLNAVNITSALDRGGRVPLPINNLKEGVYVMVGADVQFSSCLREVENSQNQLRCSQEMEPVISCDKKFRAQFDIDWCKINLVDITKMIMIHSNRPDPGTGVLPDIGGYNPPPESLKSRDFFADFLITLAVPSAVAMVLFSVLGYSMCCRREGVDKRNMQTPDIQLVHHSSIQKSTKELRSMSKNREISWPLSTLPVFSQSGEVVPPIHPDNYETTSMPLMQTQTNLQNQIQIPQQQPSGDRENYCMSTFRRLEVNGIPEERKVAEAVNL
- the LOC139392288 gene encoding epsilon-sarcoglycan-like isoform X4, which translates into the protein MDTKVVPVWIYMVVTILSTLHADRNVYPSAGVLFVHVLEREHFKGEFPPYPKPGDSSNDPITFNTNLMGYPDRPGWLRYIQRTSHSDGVLYGSPTAEHVGKATIIEIIAYNRRTFETARHNLVINIMSTEEYPLPYQAEFYIKNMNVEEMLASEVLGDFLGAVKNVWQPERLNAVNITSALDRGGRVPLPINNLKEGVYVMVGADVQFSSCLREVENSQNQLRCSQEMEPVISCDKKFRAQFDIDWCKINLVDITKMIMIHSNRPDPGTGVLPDIGGYNPPPESLKSRDFFADFLITLAVPSAVAMVLFSVLGYSMCCRREGVIQLVHHSSIQKSTKELRSMSKNREISWPLSTLPVFSQSGEVVPPIHPDNYETTSMPLMQTQTNLQNQIQIPQQQPSGDRENYCMSTFRRLEVNGIPEERKVAEAVNL
- the LOC139392288 gene encoding epsilon-sarcoglycan-like isoform X2 encodes the protein MDTKVVPVWIYMVVTILSTLHADRNVYPSAGVLFVHVLEREHFKGEFPPYPKPGDSSNDPITFNTNLMGYPDRPGWLRYIQRTSHSDGVLYGSPTAEHVGKATIIEIIAYNRRTFETARHNLVINIMSTEEYPLPYQAEFYIKNMNVEEMLASEVLGDFLGAVKNVWQPERLNAVNITSALDRGGRVPLPINNLKEGVYVMVGADVQFSSCLREVENSQNQLRCSQEMEPVISCDKKFRAQFDIDWCKINLVDITKMIMIHSNRPDPGTGVLPDIGGYNPPPESLKSRDFFADFLITLAVPSAVAMVLFSVLGYSMCCRREGVIQLVHHSSIQKSTKELRSMSKNREISWPLSTLPVFSQSGEVVPPIHPDNYETTSMPLMQTQTNLQNQIQIPQQQPSDEETEMLLCLMSDHVCVTVHFLSHNSKNTFYLNVLFAVNCRTRPVAGQEDPLSLHLSPACCMN
- the LOC139392288 gene encoding epsilon-sarcoglycan-like isoform X1 encodes the protein MDTKVVPVWIYMVVTILSTLHADRNVYPSAGVLFVHVLEREHFKGEFPPYPKPGDSSNDPITFNTNLMGYPDRPGWLRYIQRTSHSDGVLYGSPTAEHVGKATIIEIIAYNRRTFETARHNLVINIMSTEEYPLPYQAEFYIKNMNVEEMLASEVLGDFLGAVKNVWQPERLNAVNITSALDRGGRVPLPINNLKEGVYVMVGADVQFSSCLREVENSQNQLRCSQEMEPVISCDKKFRAQFDIDWCKINLVDITKMIMIHSNRPDPGTGVLPDIGGYNPPPESLKSRDFFADFLITLAVPSAVAMVLFSVLGYSMCCRREGVDKRNMQTPDIQLVHHSSIQKSTKELRSMSKNREISWPLSTLPVFSQSGEVVPPIHPDNYETTSMPLMQTQTNLQNQIQIPQQQPSDEETEMLLCLMSDHVCVTVHFLSHNSKNTFYLNVLFAVNCRTRPVAGQEDPLSLHLSPACCMN
- the LOC139392288 gene encoding epsilon-sarcoglycan-like isoform X6 gives rise to the protein MDTKVVPVWIYMVVTILSTLHADRNVYPSAGVLFVHVLEREHFKGEFPPYPKPGDSSNDPITFNTNLMGYPDRPGWLRYIQRTSHSDGVLYGSPTAEHVGKATIIEIIAYNRRTFETARHNLVINIMSTEEYPLPYQAEFYIKNMNVEEMLASEVLGDFLGAVKNVWQPERLNAVNITSALDRGGRVPLPINNLKEGVYVMVGADVQFSSCLREVENSQNQLRCSQEMEPVISCDKKFRAQFDIDWCKINLVDITKMIMIHSNRPDPGTGVLPDIGGYNPPPESLKSRDFFADFLITLAVPSAVAMVLFSVLGYSMCCRREGVIQLVHHSSIQKSTKELRSMSKNREISWPLSTLPVFSQSGEVVPPIHPDNYETTSMPLMQTQTNLQNQIQIPQQQPSGKWYS